One bacterium genomic window carries:
- a CDS encoding RNA-binding S4 domain-containing protein, giving the protein MRLDRFLKLSRLVPRRTGAKELCDAGGVLVNGVAAKAGREVRAGELLTLQLPSRELSVEVLAIPEGRSVARAEARELFRVVGERRFDLLGNELPPR; this is encoded by the coding sequence ATGCGACTTGACCGGTTCCTGAAGCTCTCGCGACTGGTGCCGCGGCGCACCGGCGCCAAGGAGCTCTGCGACGCGGGGGGCGTGCTGGTCAACGGCGTGGCCGCGAAGGCCGGCCGGGAGGTCCGCGCCGGGGAGCTGCTCACGCTGCAGCTGCCCTCGCGCGAGCTGTCGGTCGAGGTGCTCGCGATTCCCGAGGGCAGGAGCGTCGCCCGGGCGGAGGCGCGCGAGCTGTTCCGCGTCGTCGGGGAGCGGCGCTTCGACCTTCTCGGCAACGAA